One window of Dendropsophus ebraccatus isolate aDenEbr1 chromosome 13, aDenEbr1.pat, whole genome shotgun sequence genomic DNA carries:
- the MAX gene encoding protein max, producing MSDNDDIEVESDADKRAHHNALERKRRDHIKDSFHSLRDSVPSLQGEKASRAQILDKATEYIQYMRRKNHTHQQDIDDLKRQNALLEQQVRALEKARSNTRLQSNYSSSDSSLYTNPNGSTISAFDGGSDSSSESEPEEPQSRKKLRMDAS from the exons GCAGACAAAAGAGCACATCACAATGCACTGGAGCGTAAGCGCAGGGACCATATCAAGGACAGCTTTCACAGCTTAAGAGACTCCGTACCTTCCCTCCAAGGCGAAAAG GCTTCACGGGCTCAAATACTGGACAAAGcaacagaatatatacagtatatgagaagGAAAAATCACACACACCAGCAAGACATCGACGACCTAAAGAGACAAAACGCTCTATTAGAACAACAAG TCCGTGCGCTGGAGAAAGCAAGATCTAACACCCGGCTTCAGTCGAATTACTCTTCATCCGACAGCAGCCTTTACACCAATCCCAATGGCAGCACCATATCCGCCTTCGATGGAGGATCGGACTCTAGCTCCGAGTCTGAACCCGAAGAACCCCAAAGCAGAAAGAAGCTACGGATGGACGCGAGTTAA
- the LOC138771010 gene encoding galectin-related protein-like isoform X2, with product MAAGAEGVNSDYGEKYVGDIKGGMKPAMRITIMGIVEIRPKSFTVSLLCSPKDAEEDVAFLLTVNFQERSITRNAKFAGIWGTEEKKIPYFPFTPGDNFKMEILCEHQQMKVLLDGQRLCDFTHRVPQLKVVTGLRVTGDIKLTKVV from the exons atggcagccggggcaGAAGGGGTCAACAGTGATTAT GGAGAAAAATATGTTGGTGACATCAAAGGAGGAATGAAGCCGGCGATGAGGATCACCATAATGGGGATTGTAGAGATCAGACCCAAGAG CTTTACCGTCAGCTTGCTGTGCAGTCCTAAAGATGCCGAGGAGGACGTCGCTTTTCTACTGACAGTCAACTTCCAGGAAAGATCTATAACCAGAAATGCCAAGTTTGCAGGGatttggggcacagaggagaaaaaaatCCCATATTTTCCCTTCACACCTGGAGACAACTTTAAG ATGGAGATCCTCTGCGAACACCAACAGATGAAGGTTCTCTTAGATGGACAGCGACTCTGCGACTTCACACACCGTGTTCCACAACTCAAAGTAGTGACCGGACTTCGGGTCACAGGAGACATTAAGCTTACCAAGGTGGTGTGA
- the LOC138771010 gene encoding galectin-related protein-like isoform X3, translating to MTEIQTCTSGEKYVGDIKGGMKPAMRITIMGIVEIRPKSFTVSLLCSPKDAEEDVAFLLTVNFQERSITRNAKFAGIWGTEEKKIPYFPFTPGDNFKMEILCEHQQMKVLLDGQRLCDFTHRVPQLKVVTGLRVTGDIKLTKVV from the exons ATGACCGAGATACAGACCTGCACCAGT GGAGAAAAATATGTTGGTGACATCAAAGGAGGAATGAAGCCGGCGATGAGGATCACCATAATGGGGATTGTAGAGATCAGACCCAAGAG CTTTACCGTCAGCTTGCTGTGCAGTCCTAAAGATGCCGAGGAGGACGTCGCTTTTCTACTGACAGTCAACTTCCAGGAAAGATCTATAACCAGAAATGCCAAGTTTGCAGGGatttggggcacagaggagaaaaaaatCCCATATTTTCCCTTCACACCTGGAGACAACTTTAAG ATGGAGATCCTCTGCGAACACCAACAGATGAAGGTTCTCTTAGATGGACAGCGACTCTGCGACTTCACACACCGTGTTCCACAACTCAAAGTAGTGACCGGACTTCGGGTCACAGGAGACATTAAGCTTACCAAGGTGGTGTGA
- the LOC138771010 gene encoding galectin-related protein-like isoform X1, which yields MLDKSPPVFLFLNRRKGEKYVGDIKGGMKPAMRITIMGIVEIRPKSFTVSLLCSPKDAEEDVAFLLTVNFQERSITRNAKFAGIWGTEEKKIPYFPFTPGDNFKMEILCEHQQMKVLLDGQRLCDFTHRVPQLKVVTGLRVTGDIKLTKVV from the exons atgctggataaatctcccccagtgtttttatttttaaacagacGAAAG GGAGAAAAATATGTTGGTGACATCAAAGGAGGAATGAAGCCGGCGATGAGGATCACCATAATGGGGATTGTAGAGATCAGACCCAAGAG CTTTACCGTCAGCTTGCTGTGCAGTCCTAAAGATGCCGAGGAGGACGTCGCTTTTCTACTGACAGTCAACTTCCAGGAAAGATCTATAACCAGAAATGCCAAGTTTGCAGGGatttggggcacagaggagaaaaaaatCCCATATTTTCCCTTCACACCTGGAGACAACTTTAAG ATGGAGATCCTCTGCGAACACCAACAGATGAAGGTTCTCTTAGATGGACAGCGACTCTGCGACTTCACACACCGTGTTCCACAACTCAAAGTAGTGACCGGACTTCGGGTCACAGGAGACATTAAGCTTACCAAGGTGGTGTGA